The following proteins are encoded in a genomic region of Candidatus Zixiibacteriota bacterium:
- a CDS encoding class I SAM-dependent methyltransferase: protein MIRFDSNEYWLKTTWDRYSQLREVPTKIREEFLNQEAMLIDSLGVVVNRGEAHKRIQLLDLACGTGRFSKIVLDLFGTKCIITALDLNQSTLDMAEQVFGDCVKTVCANAYNVGHMYPCEFDVVICMEFFHHVSQLRILLNSIKDSLKPGGVLIGSCFLEEKYKEWDRCKYGYTRSFIRSSANSLTKFFYKWMPSTIQALVREKGFARIEPVNGDCFIEILSKDYVLEFEERNYYLFFRASLQ, encoded by the coding sequence ATGATCAGGTTTGATAGTAACGAGTATTGGCTAAAAACCACTTGGGACAGATACTCTCAGTTGCGAGAGGTTCCGACGAAGATCAGAGAGGAGTTCTTGAATCAGGAGGCAATGTTAATTGACAGCCTTGGAGTAGTTGTAAATCGTGGAGAGGCACACAAACGAATTCAGTTGTTGGACTTGGCTTGCGGAACCGGGAGATTCTCGAAGATCGTTTTAGACCTCTTCGGAACAAAGTGCATAATTACAGCGCTAGACTTGAACCAATCTACACTCGATATGGCGGAGCAAGTGTTTGGTGACTGTGTAAAGACCGTATGTGCAAATGCTTATAATGTGGGCCATATGTATCCATGTGAGTTTGACGTTGTTATTTGTATGGAGTTCTTTCATCATGTTTCACAACTAAGAATTCTATTGAATTCAATAAAAGACTCCTTGAAACCTGGCGGCGTTCTTATTGGGAGTTGTTTTCTAGAAGAGAAATACAAGGAATGGGATAGGTGCAAATATGGTTACACAAGATCATTCATTAGGTCTTCAGCCAACAGTTTAACAAAGTTCTTTTACAAATGGATGCCCTCAACAATCCAGGCGCTGGTGCGTGAGAAAGGGTTTGCACGGATAGAGCCTGTTAATGGGGACTGTTTCATCGAGATCTTAAGCAAAGACTATGTTCTGGAATTTGAGGAAAGAAATTACTACCTGTTTTTCAGGGCATCATTACAGTGA
- a CDS encoding dockerin type I domain-containing protein: MKCTYVMTSMFGLILFAATSLAIPPVGFEPPTYNQERAWDNEEYINANSILMFVTNHGNFGRDLAGVFGYDGGTFFPFVSIDNIESGALTNFVLYSVGLWLGGKVDGQTRVAIAEYSDEYVPGPMANGTYQPDDPSFKVYKLYRDSLADNPNLDYLNWPVQQGAPVNELGQPLMLGDQMLWSVFNDADPNQHLNDAGETAPLGIEVQQTTWASGGHGEDSIVVTNEIEVTQAGSSEVEVHAFVTDQSQLTLDSYAVDIFNDPVAGPMWQLRNVTNATVLIADQANFSGTTMHTDEGFAVQVEASTSIFGSFQVVANGAGELDPPESGAHPTAGFPVPTDVDPDGFPTDGQQVGGGRWLFHTGDNGGTSGGGNRGSFEAFEVRVTRNGGNDGVIGNCDYEMRFTGDNSNPGVGGSYAVEAFEDDNVFWVPFELWNTGVGTPDDPSDDIRLIPLIIDWNENNIYNLENWGSGPGGTCSGACEHSVSDGDDDPFTDWVYWYTSTDMSPGEAGYLEAEADMLDGNGYSFANLADEVFARTVLVSWNGGETPPFDQECPEQGTVFRILTPDLELDADLFTFIPSSAISTVAVSPDRTIYTKYKLFNKGGNVIEDAYISLWADPDLGEYTDDLVGCDTMLDLFYCYNSDNHDAGHYEDTPPAVGFRIMSGPIVPGNPDDTADFDGVLMPGYKNLPMTAFSKYINGTDPNNFVETYNYMRGLYANGTPYMYNGNVLSFMHSGDPVTNYGDLDFDPYDRRMMGSCGPFTMMPGDSQYIFIKMAVGQGPDRLSSITALIWELVKPPPLPVVFKTEIDPDPVSMMMLNALEPVEAVITFGFDADAETYNEIDFASLALNGLPPVDSMVVLPGWPGFQGAVARLYFPLADLLTPYQPLFDFVQHGYTVSGQYVGVELFSFETELTIYGHRSGDLNLDGKIDISDLVFMVEYFFTGGQAPELLETADLDQNGNSDITDLLLMIELMFGQ; encoded by the coding sequence ATGAAATGCACCTATGTGATGACTTCAATGTTCGGGCTTATTCTGTTTGCGGCAACATCGTTGGCCATACCCCCGGTCGGCTTTGAACCGCCCACTTACAATCAGGAGCGAGCCTGGGACAACGAAGAATATATCAACGCCAATAGTATTCTGATGTTCGTGACCAACCACGGCAATTTCGGACGCGACCTGGCCGGGGTATTTGGATACGACGGCGGGACTTTTTTCCCATTCGTATCAATCGACAACATAGAGAGTGGTGCGCTGACCAATTTCGTGCTCTACTCAGTCGGTCTCTGGCTGGGGGGCAAAGTCGACGGCCAGACACGAGTAGCCATAGCCGAATACTCCGACGAATATGTTCCGGGTCCGATGGCCAACGGAACTTATCAACCGGATGATCCATCGTTCAAGGTCTACAAACTTTACCGCGATAGCCTGGCCGACAATCCCAACCTCGATTATTTGAACTGGCCGGTCCAACAAGGTGCGCCGGTGAATGAGTTGGGCCAGCCGCTGATGCTCGGTGACCAGATGCTCTGGTCGGTTTTCAACGACGCCGACCCGAACCAGCACCTGAACGACGCCGGTGAAACGGCTCCGCTGGGTATCGAAGTCCAACAGACCACTTGGGCATCCGGTGGGCACGGGGAGGATAGTATCGTTGTAACTAACGAGATTGAAGTAACTCAGGCCGGGTCCTCAGAGGTCGAGGTGCATGCCTTTGTTACCGACCAGTCTCAGTTGACGTTGGATTCTTATGCAGTTGATATCTTCAATGACCCGGTCGCAGGTCCGATGTGGCAGCTGCGTAATGTCACCAATGCAACCGTTCTCATTGCCGACCAGGCTAACTTTTCCGGAACCACGATGCACACAGACGAGGGATTCGCAGTCCAGGTGGAGGCATCGACCTCGATATTTGGATCGTTTCAGGTGGTGGCAAACGGCGCCGGAGAGCTTGATCCGCCGGAATCGGGCGCTCATCCCACAGCCGGTTTCCCGGTACCGACCGACGTAGACCCCGACGGCTTTCCGACCGATGGGCAGCAAGTCGGCGGTGGGCGCTGGTTGTTCCATACCGGGGACAATGGTGGCACCTCGGGTGGCGGAAACCGTGGATCATTTGAAGCCTTCGAAGTCCGCGTTACTCGCAACGGTGGTAATGACGGCGTTATCGGCAACTGTGACTACGAGATGCGATTTACCGGTGACAACAGCAATCCCGGTGTGGGAGGAAGCTACGCGGTCGAGGCATTCGAGGATGACAACGTTTTTTGGGTGCCGTTCGAGTTGTGGAACACAGGCGTCGGGACACCGGATGATCCGAGTGATGACATTCGCCTGATCCCCCTTATAATCGATTGGAACGAAAACAACATCTACAATCTTGAGAACTGGGGGTCAGGTCCCGGTGGAACCTGCTCAGGCGCATGTGAGCACTCCGTATCCGACGGCGATGACGATCCCTTTACCGACTGGGTCTACTGGTACACATCGACCGACATGTCACCTGGTGAAGCCGGATACCTCGAAGCCGAAGCGGATATGCTGGATGGAAATGGGTATAGCTTCGCGAACTTGGCAGACGAAGTCTTCGCCCGCACTGTTCTGGTTAGCTGGAACGGTGGTGAAACGCCCCCCTTTGATCAGGAGTGTCCCGAACAAGGTACCGTTTTCAGAATTCTAACGCCCGATTTGGAACTTGATGCCGATCTGTTTACTTTCATACCAAGCTCCGCCATCAGCACTGTTGCCGTCTCCCCCGACCGGACAATCTATACCAAATACAAGCTGTTCAACAAAGGCGGCAACGTCATCGAGGACGCCTACATCTCGCTCTGGGCCGATCCTGATCTCGGTGAATACACAGACGATCTTGTCGGCTGCGACACCATGCTTGATCTGTTCTACTGTTATAACTCCGACAACCATGATGCCGGACATTATGAAGACACGCCACCGGCGGTAGGTTTCAGAATCATGTCCGGACCGATTGTACCCGGCAACCCTGATGACACCGCCGATTTTGACGGCGTGCTTATGCCGGGGTACAAGAATCTGCCAATGACGGCTTTCAGCAAGTATATCAACGGGACCGACCCGAACAACTTTGTGGAAACATACAACTACATGAGAGGTCTCTACGCCAACGGTACTCCGTACATGTACAACGGGAATGTACTGTCTTTTATGCACTCCGGTGATCCGGTAACAAACTATGGTGACCTGGACTTTGATCCCTATGACCGTCGCATGATGGGTAGCTGCGGACCGTTCACAATGATGCCCGGCGACAGCCAGTATATCTTCATCAAAATGGCTGTCGGTCAGGGTCCGGACCGGTTGTCGTCCATCACCGCACTGATTTGGGAGTTGGTTAAACCACCGCCGCTCCCGGTCGTGTTTAAGACAGAGATCGACCCCGACCCGGTGTCCATGATGATGCTCAACGCTCTTGAGCCTGTCGAGGCGGTGATCACTTTTGGATTCGATGCGGATGCTGAGACTTATAACGAAATCGATTTTGCTTCATTGGCTCTCAACGGATTGCCGCCGGTCGATTCGATGGTGGTTCTGCCCGGTTGGCCGGGCTTTCAGGGTGCCGTGGCCAGACTATATTTCCCCTTGGCCGATCTTCTGACACCTTATCAGCCGCTGTTTGATTTTGTGCAGCACGGCTATACGGTAAGCGGTCAGTATGTCGGAGTGGAGTTGTTCAGTTTCGAGACCGAATTGACGATTTACGGCCATCGTTCAGGTGATCTGAACCTCGACGGCAAGATTGACATATCTGATTTGGTCTTTATGGTGGAGTATTTCTTCACCGGCGGACAGGCGCCTGAGTTGTTGGAAACAGCGGACTTAGACCAAAACGGCAACTCCGATATCACCGATTTGCTGCTGATGATAGAATTAATGTTCGGTCAATAA
- a CDS encoding T9SS type A sorting domain-containing protein, with product MRICLALLTLVMVVVSGAFASDAYYQEQIDDDATLRWTSLSDDSAKVYWSAVLPGNDEFGQATSYLSFVHSVNDIDPSLIPDGVIRLVKLKLFLHNAATGELEVTVDSLDLDSIRRRHFLIGPDLADSISVHESVLEDGDLEIVISGSSGDSKRPDPTFVLRRSVLDVSYTPALPMAAPADGEGMPESYILSANYPNPFNPSTTIEYNLPTRSQVRVEVLNALGQTVRLLVDAPVSAGLHRVVWDGHSQDGTPVASGVYYYRIVAGDLINARKMILLK from the coding sequence ATGAGAATCTGCCTTGCCCTTTTGACTTTGGTGATGGTTGTCGTGTCCGGCGCTTTCGCATCCGACGCCTACTACCAGGAACAGATCGATGATGACGCCACACTCCGATGGACTTCGTTGTCCGATGACAGCGCCAAAGTGTACTGGAGCGCAGTGCTGCCCGGCAACGACGAGTTCGGCCAAGCGACGTCATATCTGAGTTTCGTTCACTCGGTGAACGACATCGACCCATCCCTGATACCGGATGGTGTCATCAGGCTGGTCAAGCTGAAACTGTTCCTGCATAACGCTGCCACCGGCGAGTTGGAAGTCACGGTCGATTCGCTGGACCTTGACAGTATCCGTCGGCGTCACTTTCTCATCGGACCCGACCTGGCCGATTCGATCAGCGTTCATGAGTCTGTCCTTGAGGACGGTGACTTGGAAATCGTAATAAGCGGTTCCTCAGGTGACTCGAAACGCCCAGACCCGACTTTTGTACTGCGTCGCTCGGTGTTGGACGTTTCATACACGCCCGCTCTACCGATGGCTGCGCCGGCCGACGGTGAGGGCATGCCCGAATCTTACATTTTGTCAGCCAACTATCCCAATCCGTTCAATCCTTCGACCACGATAGAGTACAATCTTCCGACCCGCTCGCAAGTGCGCGTGGAGGTGTTGAATGCTCTTGGCCAGACAGTACGTCTGCTGGTAGATGCGCCGGTTTCGGCCGGACTCCATCGAGTGGTGTGGGACGGTCACAGTCAGGACGGTACGCCGGTCGCCAGCGGAGTTTATTACTATCGCATCGTGGCCGGAGATTTGATCAACGCCCGCAAGATGATCCTGCTAAAATAG
- the trkA gene encoding Trk system potassium transporter TrkA encodes MRIVIVGGGVVGYSLAEHLLKEKHQLSMVESDPELCGQISSKLDIQLLNGSGSSPSALLQAGLDGADMVLAVTPNDEVNMVVCAFAAQYKVGRRIARLRNREFSEEQSAIDLEKIGVTSVIHPENVLVDHIMQFVETPHAVESANFESGKILMRGYRITESMELAGKTPGEIRNEIAPHVVLFAAVVRNGSGIIPDGDERIQPGDILYSLFPRESMDRFLELVGVESKSSRKIVITGNSYSTVQLAEALDDTDHKVVFVDPDIEHAEKWAPEFNNVEVIHGDCTEHDVLREINVDAASFFIACSDAADYNMLSALLAKSEGAHEVMAITTESHHGKIFSSIGIDHVLNPRLTTAREILETISRGHIGAVVRLSDVDIEAVRFNVELHSYAAGRPIKKMSSKLKKGSIVGVVVREDRMILPSGDTVIEAGDHVIMITHHKNLKAISKLFQAQ; translated from the coding sequence ATGAGGATAGTCATTGTCGGTGGCGGTGTGGTCGGCTACAGCCTGGCCGAACACCTGCTGAAAGAAAAACATCAACTCTCGATGGTGGAGTCGGACCCGGAGTTGTGCGGCCAGATATCGAGTAAACTCGACATCCAACTGCTCAACGGCTCCGGTTCATCCCCGTCAGCTTTGCTTCAGGCAGGGCTCGACGGCGCCGACATGGTGCTGGCCGTGACACCCAATGACGAAGTCAACATGGTGGTGTGCGCTTTTGCCGCTCAGTACAAAGTTGGCCGCCGTATCGCCCGGCTGCGCAATCGTGAATTCTCAGAAGAGCAATCGGCCATCGACCTGGAGAAGATTGGCGTTACCTCGGTTATTCATCCGGAAAACGTCCTGGTCGATCATATCATGCAGTTTGTCGAAACTCCACATGCTGTCGAGTCGGCCAATTTCGAGTCCGGGAAGATTCTGATGCGGGGTTATCGGATTACCGAATCCATGGAATTGGCCGGCAAAACGCCGGGTGAGATTCGCAACGAGATCGCCCCGCATGTCGTGCTCTTCGCTGCTGTCGTGCGCAACGGCAGTGGAATCATTCCCGATGGTGATGAGCGAATTCAACCGGGCGATATACTGTACTCACTGTTCCCACGGGAATCGATGGATAGATTCCTCGAACTGGTCGGGGTGGAATCCAAGTCGAGTCGCAAAATTGTCATTACCGGCAATTCCTATTCAACCGTACAACTGGCCGAGGCTCTGGACGATACCGACCACAAAGTGGTTTTTGTCGATCCCGATATTGAGCACGCCGAAAAATGGGCGCCCGAATTCAACAATGTCGAAGTGATCCACGGCGACTGCACCGAGCACGACGTCCTGCGCGAGATCAATGTCGATGCCGCATCGTTCTTCATCGCCTGTTCCGACGCCGCGGACTACAACATGCTCTCAGCCCTTCTGGCCAAATCCGAAGGTGCCCATGAAGTGATGGCTATCACGACCGAGTCACATCACGGCAAGATATTTTCCTCTATAGGGATCGACCATGTCCTGAACCCAAGGCTGACCACGGCGCGCGAGATTCTGGAGACAATATCGCGCGGTCATATCGGTGCGGTGGTGCGTCTCTCCGACGTCGACATCGAAGCGGTACGGTTCAATGTCGAACTCCACAGTTACGCAGCCGGGCGGCCTATCAAGAAAATGTCAAGCAAGCTTAAGAAGGGTTCGATAGTCGGTGTCGTGGTGCGCGAGGATCGTATGATCCTGCCGAGTGGAGATACAGTGATTGAGGCCGGGGATCATGTTATCATGATCACGCACCACAAGAATCTTAAGGCGATATCGAAACTGTTTCAAGCGCAATGA
- a CDS encoding potassium channel protein — MLPKYLSPPKGELTTPTQTNFTKLLSVMAALALVLVVGTIGFVIIENMAPFDALYMTVITLSTVGFGEITPLHDAGRVLAMLLIVFGVGLGAYAASTIGQIILEGQLKQVFGRKKMEKKLKKMSNHHIIAGLGRVGRQVAEEFARRKVPFVIIEKEPEPEMENGTNGFVFLKGEATDDKVLLHAGVERARTLISTLPDEAQNVYLTLTARAMNKDLHIIARADVEGGEKKLMRAGADHVVSPHVLGGHRMALASLRPNVVDFMHITTLGEGGLSIEEVVIPDGCRLVGKCIMDSGLKNDYEATIIGIKKTGEQMSVAPGPQTLLETSDTLVLIGPTDGLERLGEELSI; from the coding sequence ATGTTGCCAAAGTATCTATCTCCGCCCAAAGGTGAATTGACGACACCCACCCAGACCAATTTTACCAAACTGCTCAGCGTCATGGCGGCGCTGGCCTTGGTGCTGGTGGTGGGCACGATCGGGTTTGTCATTATCGAAAACATGGCTCCATTTGATGCCTTGTATATGACGGTGATTACTCTATCAACTGTCGGCTTCGGTGAAATCACGCCACTGCATGATGCCGGTCGGGTGCTGGCTATGTTGTTGATCGTTTTCGGGGTCGGGCTGGGTGCTTATGCAGCGTCGACAATTGGACAGATTATTCTGGAAGGTCAACTCAAACAGGTTTTTGGCAGGAAGAAAATGGAAAAGAAACTGAAGAAGATGAGCAATCATCATATTATTGCCGGGCTCGGGCGGGTAGGTCGCCAGGTGGCCGAGGAGTTTGCCCGCCGCAAGGTGCCTTTTGTCATCATCGAAAAAGAACCGGAACCGGAAATGGAAAACGGAACCAACGGCTTTGTTTTTCTGAAAGGTGAGGCGACCGACGACAAAGTCTTACTGCATGCCGGGGTCGAACGGGCGCGGACACTGATTTCTACTTTGCCCGACGAAGCTCAAAACGTATACCTGACCCTGACGGCTCGGGCAATGAACAAGGATCTCCACATTATCGCGCGCGCCGATGTCGAAGGAGGAGAGAAGAAGCTAATGAGAGCCGGGGCCGACCATGTCGTCTCGCCGCACGTTCTGGGTGGCCACCGCATGGCGCTGGCTTCGCTACGGCCGAACGTCGTAGACTTCATGCACATCACTACCCTGGGTGAGGGTGGATTATCAATCGAGGAAGTGGTCATACCGGATGGGTGTCGGTTAGTCGGCAAGTGCATAATGGATTCCGGCTTGAAAAATGACTACGAGGCGACGATTATCGGCATAAAGAAAACAGGCGAACAAATGTCGGTTGCGCCTGGACCTCAGACTCTGCTGGAGACTTCCGACACGCTCGTTCTGATCGGCCCGACCGACGGCCTCGAACGGCTTGGCGAGGAGCTGAGTATCTAG
- a CDS encoding TrkH family potassium uptake protein has product MHKTAVAYTVGKLMQVLGLVLMVPLAIGIYDGWSTDISSAFQLPEVSGFAVAILFSLLCGTALALLFRRGSGYQGVKEGYAIVTFGWFALAFVAAIPFCLYFMAGRAGNLGGIAYAFTDAYFEVMSGFTTTGATILSDVEAMPRSLLFLRALTHWLGGMGIITLAIAILPTMGASGYQMFRGEVPGPSKDKLMPRLKQTASILWGVYLIFTAAETVLLMVGGMSLFDSVCHAFATMATGGFSNSNQSIAGYNSAFIEWVVIIFMYLAGVNFVLHFRALRGDVRSMLTNKEFLFYNGVIVAAVVVITGVLYFGKLDTAEATSQHFRNEPMTTVEFNEHYNDQQAKLETFGHTFRVAVFQTVAVVTTTGFATFDFDLWPSFLLILMVTLMFFGGCAGSTGGGMKMIRIMIVVRMAINQLRKLTQPRLVAPVKIGEEAIDDKLIINVVTFSILFVGLFVVVAFLMTLFVPDLTTAVACSIATIGNIGPGLSGVGAIENYGWIPLPGKWILVFSMLLGRLEIFTVLVIFRSSFWRK; this is encoded by the coding sequence ATGCATAAAACAGCCGTCGCTTATACTGTCGGCAAGCTAATGCAGGTGCTGGGGCTGGTGCTCATGGTGCCGTTGGCTATCGGCATTTATGACGGCTGGTCGACCGATATTTCCTCGGCCTTTCAGTTGCCGGAAGTCAGCGGCTTTGCCGTGGCCATTCTGTTTTCGCTTCTTTGCGGAACCGCTTTGGCCTTGTTGTTCAGGCGGGGAAGTGGTTATCAAGGGGTCAAGGAGGGCTATGCAATCGTTACCTTCGGTTGGTTTGCGCTGGCCTTTGTGGCCGCTATTCCTTTCTGCCTTTATTTCATGGCCGGCCGCGCTGGCAACCTGGGCGGTATAGCTTATGCCTTCACCGATGCCTATTTCGAAGTCATGTCCGGGTTCACCACTACCGGCGCAACCATTCTAAGCGACGTTGAGGCCATGCCGCGCTCGTTGTTATTCCTGCGCGCTCTGACCCACTGGTTGGGTGGGATGGGCATTATTACTTTGGCTATAGCCATCCTGCCGACAATGGGTGCTTCCGGCTACCAGATGTTTCGCGGCGAAGTGCCGGGACCCAGCAAAGACAAACTGATGCCACGGCTCAAGCAAACCGCGTCCATCCTGTGGGGTGTCTACCTGATTTTCACGGCGGCCGAAACCGTTCTCTTGATGGTCGGTGGCATGAGTCTGTTCGATTCGGTCTGCCATGCTTTTGCAACCATGGCCACCGGTGGCTTCTCCAACAGTAACCAATCTATCGCCGGCTACAACTCTGCCTTCATCGAATGGGTGGTGATCATCTTCATGTACCTGGCCGGGGTGAATTTCGTCTTGCACTTTCGCGCCCTCCGGGGCGACGTCCGTTCGATGTTGACCAACAAGGAATTCCTGTTCTACAATGGCGTCATCGTGGCGGCGGTGGTGGTGATCACGGGTGTGCTCTATTTCGGCAAGCTCGACACGGCGGAAGCCACCAGCCAACACTTTCGAAACGAACCGATGACCACTGTCGAATTCAATGAGCACTACAACGATCAACAGGCCAAGCTTGAGACTTTCGGACATACTTTTCGAGTGGCTGTCTTTCAGACGGTGGCCGTTGTGACCACGACCGGGTTTGCTACATTCGACTTTGATCTCTGGCCTAGTTTTCTTTTGATACTGATGGTGACCCTGATGTTCTTCGGTGGTTGCGCCGGGTCCACCGGTGGCGGCATGAAAATGATTCGAATAATGATCGTAGTGCGGATGGCCATCAATCAGTTGCGCAAGCTGACCCAACCCAGGCTGGTTGCGCCGGTCAAAATCGGCGAGGAGGCAATCGACGACAAGTTGATCATTAACGTGGTCACTTTTTCAATCCTGTTTGTCGGGCTGTTCGTGGTGGTGGCATTCCTGATGACCTTGTTCGTGCCCGACCTGACCACGGCGGTGGCTTGTTCGATAGCGACTATCGGCAATATCGGTCCTGGTCTGTCCGGTGTCGGCGCGATTGAGAATTATGGTTGGATTCCGTTGCCGGGTAAGTGGATTCTAGTGTTCTCTATGCTGTTGGGTCGGCTTGAAATATTCACAGTGCTGGTGATTTTCCGGTCGTCGTTTTGGCGGAAGTGA
- a CDS encoding VanZ family protein: MNYSFWLTEINNMFNHSPMQNSKNPSGKWHRFLYYHFPMILYGGLIITISSIPDLHTPQVRNIAFDKAAHFVEYALFAFLTFRSFSNWDWMNRLGRGCIFAALFLTLFAVFDEFYQSLIPGRFASVYDVFADLCGALLVLAFFEVRRRRLSRS; encoded by the coding sequence GTGAATTACTCATTTTGGTTGACCGAAATCAATAATATGTTTAACCATTCGCCCATGCAGAATTCGAAAAACCCGAGCGGAAAATGGCATCGCTTTCTGTACTACCATTTTCCGATGATCCTGTACGGTGGTCTGATAATCACGATCTCATCGATTCCGGACCTGCACACGCCTCAAGTGCGGAATATCGCCTTTGACAAGGCAGCGCACTTTGTGGAATACGCCCTTTTTGCCTTTCTTACTTTTCGTTCGTTTTCCAACTGGGACTGGATGAACCGGCTGGGGCGAGGTTGCATTTTCGCTGCACTTTTTCTGACGCTGTTTGCGGTTTTTGACGAGTTCTACCAATCTCTGATTCCGGGCCGGTTTGCCTCGGTTTACGACGTTTTTGCCGATCTTTGCGGCGCTCTTCTGGTGCTGGCCTTTTTCGAGGTCCGCAGACGCCGTTTATCGCGATCCTGA